From Paenibacillus sp. PvR098:
ACTGAGCTGGAAGCGAGATTGTTCTTTCTCCTGAACTCGTTTTGGCACCACTTTTTAACCTCTTCCCATAATGAGTCAGTGTCTGACTCACGGTTATGGTTTTTTCACCAAAATTGACGTCCTTCCACCGCAAGCCTAATATTTCACCCTGGCGCATCCCGGTTGACAGCGCGAGAGCATAGACACAAAAAAATCTCCTGTTCTTTGTAAACTCTAAAAACTGATTCGCTTGATTGACTGTCCATACTTTCAATTCTTGCTTCTGACTTTTGGGCAGCTTTACTTTTCTCATATGATTTTCTTTCATGTATTTGTAATCTACAGCCGAATCAAAAGCCAGTTTAATCAATGTACAAACCCGATCTATTGTATTACGAGCGTACCCGGCTTGATGCATCTCATTAACAAATTTCTGACATACGATTGGATTTAGCTCCTGTAATTTCATCGTCCCCATCTTTGGAATAATATGATTCTTTAAATACAGTGTGTTGTTATAATAACTCGTCTCTTCACATTCTAATTTTTTTACGTTCTCAAGCCAATAGGTCATAAACTCGCTAACCGACTGTTTATTCGTCCCGATATACCCTTCTTCTTTTACTTCTGTTTGAAGCGTGATCAGTACATCGTTAGCGTCTCTCTTTGTCTTAAACCCTTTTCTTCGGACTTGCTTTCTTTTGCCGTTAACATAATGGTCAAAGACAAATTCCCATTTCTTTGTTTTCTGATTTTGAAAAATAGAAGCCAACGTTAATCCCTCCGTTTTTAGTACATACAATAAAAACAGAGCTGAATATGTGATCTGTTGTCTAACGAATTAATCACACATGGTCTAGCTCCATGATGAACCAAGTACCTATGACCCACTTTTATGGAACGAAATTCTGCGCATCCATTTTTCATCACCTCTTTTGGTTCGTAACATATGCGGTTTACGATTTGTCCTATTACAGCCAATAGAGGAGTTTTTTTTTTTGCACAAAAAAAGACCCGCTGTCATTCACGACAGCGGGTTGTTTGGGACTACACTTTGAATTTACTTATCACATCCTGCAGATCTTGAGCCATTCTGGTTAAAGCTTCCGCAGAAGCTGATATTTCCTCCATCGAGGCATTTTGTTCTTCTGCTGAAGCAGCCACGTTCTGAGTATTTCCTGACGATTGCTCGGCAATGTGAGCTACGCCTTCCATCATCTCCGCCATGTTTTGCCCACTCGAATTCACTTGTTCGATAATAGCGGATACCTCTTGAGATTCAGAGACAACCTGTTCAATCGCCTTTACAATATCCCTGAAGGACTCACCGCTCAGATGAACCATGTGAATTCCTTCTTTGACGATAGATGCGCCTTCATTCATGGATTGTACAGCTTTGTCCGCTTCGGCTTGAACCTCCCCGATCAGATTGCGAATTTGGCCTGCCGCGTTACCTGATTGTTCCGCTAATTTCCTTACTTCATCAGCTACCACAGCAAACCCTCGTCCATGTTCCCCTGCGCGCGCAGCTTCTATTGCAGCATTTAAAGCGAGTAAGTTTGTTTGATTCGCAATTTCCGTAATCATCTGTACAATGTGGCCAATTTCCTTTGATTTTTCACCAAGTGCATTAATTACCTCTGCTGTGTGACCAGCTGAGCGCTGCATACTGTTCATTTGCTCTACAGCCTGGGATACCACTTGATTGCCTGCATTCGCTTTATCGCTTGCCGTCATCGTCAAATCGGCTACTGACTGAATAGACACTGCAGCCTGATTCATCCCTCTCGAAATTTCTGCCGCTGCCTCATTGGCTTCTGTAGCGCTTTGAACCTGCTTTTCTGACCCTAAAGCCACTTCTTGAATGGCCATTGAAATTTGTTCCGTCGCTTTACTAGTCTGTTCAGCACTCGCAGATAATTCTTGCGCTGTTGCGGCAACCTGCTCAGAATTCATTCCGACTTCGCCGATCAAATGACGAAGATTTTGTTTCATCAGATTAAAGGAAATCGCCAAATCGCCAATTTCATCACGGTTTTTCACTTTAATATCACCTTCTATAAGGATACCCTGTGAAATTTTTTGAGCACCTTCTGCTATGGCTGCAATGGGTCTTGTAATCATTCGAGAAATGATTACACCGATTACAATAGCCAGAACGAAACTAACAATGCTCAGGGTAATGACCGTTGTGAGTACGGAACTGACCAAGTCAGAATTCGCTTTACTTCCCTCTTCCATATTATGGGCTTGATCCATAGCTACTTGATTTGATATGTCTCTAATTTTTCCTGACAAAGGAAATAAGACTTGAACGGAATGACGATTCGCCTCAGCCGGATTGCTTTTCATCAAATTGATGACTGCATCTGCATTGCTTTGGAATTCGGCATTAAATATTTGAAGCGTTTGTAGCGCTTCCAAAAGCTCTGGTCTTTGAACCATTTCGTATGTAACCTTTATTTCTTCATTCATTGCATTAATAGCCGTAGATACGATTTCTTCGGAGCCTTCTTCCTGTAGTAACACCCCTCGCATACCTGCGACTTGCTGAGAAGCATTATACTGGATATCTTTTGCATTGGCCAATATCGCTGCCCGGCGATCAACCAGATCGGAGAACGATTCTTCTACCTTATTGATATTGTAATACGAGATAAAACTAACCATTCCAAGAAGTATGGATACACATAAAAATCCGCCAACCAACTTTTTTCCAACCGTCCATCTTATTGATAATTTTTTTCTGAAGAATAGCTTTTTCCCAATCTTAAATTTCATAAATAACACTCTCTTTCTGATTTCTCAATAGTAAAATAAAAGTGGCTATTCCATAATGAAATAGCCACCTTGTTTACGGTTAACTATATTCGGTAACCCGGCGATCATAGCTTCTTAAGCTTTAGATCCGTGGCTTTGCGTCTCCGACTTTCGACGGATTTGCCTTTATCTAATTATAGGACTTCAATCCTAATATCTAATATATCAGATTTTGTCGAAAAAATAAACACATTTTAGGTAATTATTGTATTTATTTTTTCGCCGAACAAAAGATCAAACATAAGGCCACAAAAATGGAGCCAGTATCGATGTGACATATTGTCAACTCATTCTGCCACATACACCGACTCTGAAAAAATACCATATTTAGCTAATTAATAGAACCTGAACTTTTTAGCCAGTTTTCAAATACTTGCTCATGCACTAAATATCTCCGTCCTAATTTTTTAGAAGGAAATTGGCCGCTCTTAATGATCTCATAAGCCCGATCTCGCCCGATGCCCATTTTCCTCATGATGTCCTTCACACCCAACATGACTTTACCGTTATCCTCCATGATTGTTCACCTCTCTTTGCTACGACATATGCTCGTTTTGAGTTGTCCTATTCCTAAATCGTCTTATGTTAAGTACACTATAGATCTACTTTGCATTGAATATAGACAAAGGCACCCTCGGTTAGGAGAGTGCCTTTATACGTATCAGGAAGGGCAATACCGTCGCCCAGCGGTTTTTTATAATCCTTCTTTGATCACAATAGAGTCACATCATTGGTCACAGGGTCACAAAAATAGTCACAAAAACGGGTCACTTTTAGTACTTTAAAAGAATCTCTAAGTAACTAGCAGTAA
This genomic window contains:
- a CDS encoding helix-turn-helix domain-containing protein, coding for MEDNGKVMLGVKDIMRKMGIGRDRAYEIIKSGQFPSKKLGRRYLVHEQVFENWLKSSGSIN
- a CDS encoding methyl-accepting chemotaxis protein, encoding MKFKIGKKLFFRKKLSIRWTVGKKLVGGFLCVSILLGMVSFISYYNINKVEESFSDLVDRRAAILANAKDIQYNASQQVAGMRGVLLQEEGSEEIVSTAINAMNEEIKVTYEMVQRPELLEALQTLQIFNAEFQSNADAVINLMKSNPAEANRHSVQVLFPLSGKIRDISNQVAMDQAHNMEEGSKANSDLVSSVLTTVITLSIVSFVLAIVIGVIISRMITRPIAAIAEGAQKISQGILIEGDIKVKNRDEIGDLAISFNLMKQNLRHLIGEVGMNSEQVAATAQELSASAEQTSKATEQISMAIQEVALGSEKQVQSATEANEAAAEISRGMNQAAVSIQSVADLTMTASDKANAGNQVVSQAVEQMNSMQRSAGHTAEVINALGEKSKEIGHIVQMITEIANQTNLLALNAAIEAARAGEHGRGFAVVADEVRKLAEQSGNAAGQIRNLIGEVQAEADKAVQSMNEGASIVKEGIHMVHLSGESFRDIVKAIEQVVSESQEVSAIIEQVNSSGQNMAEMMEGVAHIAEQSSGNTQNVAASAEEQNASMEEISASAEALTRMAQDLQDVISKFKV
- a CDS encoding site-specific integrase, with translation MASIFQNQKTKKWEFVFDHYVNGKRKQVRRKGFKTKRDANDVLITLQTEVKEEGYIGTNKQSVSEFMTYWLENVKKLECEETSYYNNTLYLKNHIIPKMGTMKLQELNPIVCQKFVNEMHQAGYARNTIDRVCTLIKLAFDSAVDYKYMKENHMRKVKLPKSQKQELKVWTVNQANQFLEFTKNRRFFCVYALALSTGMRQGEILGLRWKDVNFGEKTITVSQTLTHYGKRLKSGAKTSSGERTISLPAQLIRTLTKQYEDYVTFKNTAEEFTDLDLVIFNLKNGGTVFPANLTKHYIKDVKGSGLPHISFHSLRHTHATMLIEKNINVKVISERLGHSKIGVTLDVYSHVLPSMQQAAADKLDEMLKW